The genomic DNA TAACAAGAACACCAATAATAACATTAAGTAATAATAAATTCCAGCCAAGTACAGCAGAGAGTATTATTGCAGGAGCAAAAATAGTTATTCCTGCTGCTAGACCACGTTGTATTAAAAATAGAATTGCGGTTAAGGTTCTTGTTTTTCTATCGAATCTATTTTCTAAAAACTCGTAAGCTGTATATACCTTTAAACGGTGATATAATGGTATAAAAACCATGCAAATTACAATCATGGCAATAGGAAGTCCAAAATAAAATTGAACAAATCCCATACCATCATTAAATGCTTGACCAGGTGTAGATAAAAAGGTTATAGCACTGGCTTGTGTTGCCATTACAGATAAACCAATAGTCCACCATTTTGATGTATTGCCGCCTTTTAAATAGTCTTGTACATTTTTACTACCTCTAGTTTGTATAGTACCATAAATAACTATAGTTAATAAAGTACCTATTAAAACAATCCAATCTAATGTCTGCATGCTTAAAAAGTGTTAGTAATTATATAGAATGCAATAATGTAAGCTGTATTAGCAACTAATATTAGTGTGTAAAGTTTATTCCACTTGTATTTTGGTTGGTCTTTCATAGTAAAATTGTATTTAAACTTAGTATTGTTAGTTATACTAAATTAAATTTTAGTGTTTTAGTTTTTAATATCTAAGGTATTAGAAATGTCTCCTTTACCAATACTTAACATATTTGCAAATAGGCGATAAGCACCAGAAACACCAGCAGGAAATTCTCTAAAAAAACTTAATCCAGTATAGATATAATGGCCTTTTCCATGTTTTGCTACTAGTAAGCTTCCTTTTTTTGTAGATTCTCCTTTATCACTCATAGCAAGCATAGGTGTAAATTCTTTTGCCCATTTGTTAGGAAAATATAAACCACGCTCTTGAGTCCAACCATTAAAATCTTTAGTAGTGATTTTGTTAGGATAGTTCATTAACTCGTGCTTTGGTTCTAATAATTTAACTTCGGCAAACTCATCGGTTACACGATCGCGAGAAAGAGTTAAACTGTAAGGCGCGATGTTTTTTACTTTTACACGATGGCTTGTATTATACTGCACAATCATGTTACCTCCATTAGCAACAAAATCGAACAAAATATCTTGCTTAAATTTTAATGCTTCAACAGTATTGTAAGCACGAATTCCAACAACTACTGCATCAAAATTACTTAGTTTTTCTGTTGTAATATCTTCTGGTTTTAATGTTATTACATTATAACCAATTTGCTCTAAACTTTCTGGAACAACATCTCCGGCACCTTCAATGTATGCAATGTTTTCACCTTTCTTTTTAATATCTAAACGTACAATTTTACTTTCGCTTGGTAGTAAAACGGTTTGAAATGGGATGTGTTCGTAATCTATTTCAATTAATTCTTTGTTGTAGTCTTTATCGCCAATAGTTACAATTGGAGATAAAATGCCTTCACTTTGATTTTTTGGTGGAATTACAGTAAAAATTACAGTTTGTTCTTGGCCTTTATTTGCAATTTCTATTTTTTGTTGTTTTGGGTAAACATTCCAATCTTTTGGGTAATCCATTTTTATAACACCTTCAACATTATCACGACCTGCGCGAACTATTACAGGAATTTCCTTTTGTTGGTCGTTTTCAAAAATGATTACTTTTTTAGATACTTTTGCAGAGACTTCTGGAATAATTTCAAAAGGTCTGTACAATTCGCCTTTATCTGGTTTAGAATATCTGTACACTACATTTTTTGTAATGGTAAGTGGTTTGTCGTTTATTTTTAAGTTAAAATCTACAGTTAAAGCTCTTGGTGTTTCTGGCTTACCAATTAAGCTTTTGTCTTCTACAGTATACATGCCTAAACTTCCTTTTTGTTCTAACCAATAAGGAGTTGTTGGTTTTGTTTCTTCGGAAATACTAACAGTTTCGTTAAAATTAAATTTTTCGTTAGTATTTAATTTTTGTGCTTTTAAATTTGCTGTTTTGTTTGTTGAAATTAAATATGAAGTTAATTCTATATTTGAAGCACTTCGGTTTAAAACCTCTAAATCAATTTCAATTTGTTCTCCTGGACTAGATGTTGGAGCAGAGGCAGAAGCTTCTAGATATAAACCAGCACAAGCTTCAATTATTGCGTCTATTTCTTTAGTTTTAATTGTTTTCCAATGCTCGTTATCTAAAGTTTGTATTAACTCACGAGCAGACATTAATTCGCTTAAATGTGCTGCAGGATTTTGAAAATTAAACTCTGTCTCAACTTTATTTAATACGCTATAGATAAAGTTTCCGTTTTTAACGCGATTCCAAGTTGTATCTATACCATCAAAAATATTAGACTTATCTTTTGGTAAATCTCCTTTTAATAATTCTACATATTCTGTTTGCGATCCACGTTGTGTTAAACGACCAAATCCTTGGCATAAATGTTTACTACTTGCTAATGCTGCAACTTCGTTGTTTGAAAGACCTTTTGATGGGTAATATACACCAACATCGAAGCTTAATAAGTTTGATTTATCTGCTGCGTCAAATTTTTCTTGACTACCATAAAACCACCACGATGTATTAAAAAATTCTCGTTTTGGTTGCCAAGCACCATACTTTTTAACTTGTTCTGGGTATATGTTTTTATTGTTTGCAAGGTCAAAAGCTTCTACGCTTAACATTGCAGAAGTGGTGTGATGACCGTGTGTGGTTCCAGGACTTCTATGGTCAAAACGATTAATAATAATATCTGGTTTAAATTGGCGTATGGCTAAAATAACATCACTTAAAACTTGTTCTTTATTCCAAATGGCTAAGGTTTCGTCTGGATGTTTAGAGTAACCAAAATCGTTGGCTCTTGTAAAGCGTTGCTCGCCACCATCGGTTTTTCTAGCGGCTAATAATTCTTGTGTTCTAATAACACCTAAAAGTTCTCTTATCTCTGGTCCAATTAAATTTTGGCCACCATCACCACGCGTTAAAGACAAGTATGCTGTTCTGGCTTTTACTTGGTTAGACATGTAAGAAATTAATCTTGTGTTTTCATCATCTGGATGCGCTGCTACATATAAAACAGAGCCTAAAAAGTTAAGTTTTTGTACAGCATCGTGTATTTGAGATGCGTTTAATTTTTCTGGTTGTTGAGCAAAACTATTTATAAAAAAAGCGAATATAAATAGGAGAGAAGCGGTAATTTTATACATTGTTTTTATTGAGTTTACCTCGAAAAATTGACGAGTACCCAAATATAAACAATCACTTTTTTAATAACGGATTTTAGGTTTTCTTTAACTTTTTATTAAAAATTACTGGTGATTTAAAGCCATTTTTTACGTTTAAAATAATACATCATGGCTATAAAAATAACAATCATTACTAACCAAACAATATGGTAGCCGTATTTGTAATCTAGTTCAGGAATGTTTTGAAAATTCATACCGTAAATACCAGCAATAAATGTTAGTGGAATAAATATGGTAGAAATTATGGTTAGTACTTTCATGACCTCGTTCATTCTATTACTTATGGTTGTCATGTACATATCCATAAGTCCCCAAATCATTTCACGATAAATATCTATAGTATCTGACACTTGGATGATGTGATCGTAAACATCACCAAAATAATGTAGTGTTTTATTGTCTATAAGTTTACTTTCGCTTTTATCTACACGATTTATTATTTCGCGAAGAGGAAAAATAGCACGCCTTATTTTTAAAACTTCTCTTTTAAGTTCTTGAATATCTGAGGTTATTTCTTCTTTAGTTAAACCTTCAAATAAATTATCTTCTAAATCTTCAATTTTATTACCCATTGTTTCAATAATGGCATAATAGTGATCTACAATAGAATCTATTAAAGCATACAGTAAATAATCTGGACCTAAACCTCTAATTCGACCTTTAGATTGCCTTATGCGTTCTCTTAAAGCATCGAAAACATCACCTTCTGCTTCTTGTAAAGAGAGTACATAGTTTTCTCCAAGTATTAAACTTACTTGTTCAGAAACTATAGTTTCAGACTCATCATAATACATCATTTTTAATACTATAAAAATGTAGTCTTCAAATTCATCTATTTTTGGTCGTTGTCCTGTATTAACAATATCTTCTAATACTAATGGATGTAAATCGTAATGCTGACCAAGTTTTTCAATTTCATCGATATGGTTTAAGCCATTTAAATTTATCCAAGTCACTGTATTAGACGATTTAAATTTAAAAGCTTCTTCTATATTTACTAATTCCTTTTCGATAATGGAATCTATATTATAATCAAAAGTTTCAATAAAAAGCTTTTGTGTTTCCTTTTTACCTGTATAAACAAGAGCTCCAGGTACTTGGCCAACTTGTTTTTTATAGTTTTGAGTTCTTTTTTTAGATTTACGTCTTGCCATAAATAATTAGTTAATGAAAGTCTCCAAAATCTTCTATGGCATCTTTCTCGACTAAAGTTACTGCTTTTTGAAGAATTAAATTATTTGGATAAGTTACCAAGTCGCCATTATCTAACCTTAAATGAAGCTGAAACGCTCTAATGTCTTCAATTATAGCTTCTATTGGATAGTCTTTGTCATGAATTTTAATTTTGTCGCCCACTTTATATGGGAATGAAAAAAACATGATAATACCTGAAGTTACATTGCTTAATATAGACCAAATAGCGAAAAGACCAATACCAATTACAGCAAAAACGGAAGAAAATATAAGCGAAATATCTCTTGCTTCAAGTCCAAAAATAAAGGCTTCAACCAATATAAAAATTAATAATAGCGTGACAGTAAAGTAGCGTGAAATTAATTTTACACGTGCATCGTTAATTGCACTTTTTTGACCAATTTTTCTTATGGTCATTTTACCTAAAGTTCGAATAACTATAAAAATAGCGAGTACTATTAAGGTGTTAATTAAAGGTGTTTGGTATGTTTCCAATGGATTTTTAAAAATTATTTTAATTGAAGCTTTTTGCGTAAAGTGGTATCCTTATTCGTTTTTTTATTCCAGTAAGCAGATTTAATTGTTTTTAATTTTGTTGCTTTAGTAACTTGATTGTTTATAGTTTCTTGCCAAGAAATTATTTCGAATGGGAAATTTTTATTGAAAGTAATACTTAAATTTCTATTTAAATCTGGAAAATTTAATGAATACTTATTTTCTTTTAGCTTAGCAATTACATTATATGCTTTAATGGGTTTGTGGTTTAAAGTAGTGAACTCTAAAGACGGAATAACTTTAATGTCACCAACGGGTAGGGATTTTGGGTTTATACGAAGTTTAGCCCATAATTCGTTCTCTAAAATGGCTTTATCAATATTGTAAGATTTGTCTCCTGTAGTTTCAAAATAGGAATGCTGTTTGAGTTCAAAGTTATTTCTATTATTTAATTGCACGTATTGTTGGCCACACCATTCTTGTACAGAACTTGAAACTTTTATTGCGTGTTGGTTATTGGGTATAGGATAAAATGTACTTTGCATTATAGAATATGGGTAAACACCGGTAACAAAATTTTTAGTTGCATTAAGTTTTAATACCGAAACATTTGAAGCATTATTTTGGTCTGCTTTTACTTGTTTGTCTTTTAAAAAAGGTTCTGTAACATAAACCAAAACAGCTGTACCTTCGCGTATTTCGCCATATCTGGATTGCGATAATTTAAATGATGTAATCTCGGCTTCTCCACTATACCAGTAATCTTTAAAACTTTGATTTGGTTTAAATGCCTTAGCTTTAGAAGTTGTTTCAGTTTTTATATTTTTTGGAATTTGTACTGTTGTATTTTTTTCATTTTTACAAGAAAAAAAAGTACATAAAAAAAGAAAACTTAATATTAGTTTAAAGGCATTCAAGTTGTTCATTATTAGCTGTTTTAGATGTAAATTTAACTATCTAAAAGTGATCTGCAATATAGTTTAACGTTTCGTAAACTAAATGCGTAGGCATTCCCATTACATTAAAATAGGAACCTTCTATTTTAACCACACCTATTTGTCCTATCCATTCTTGAATACCATATGCTCCAGCTTTATCTAATGGCGCGCAAGTATTTATGTAATGCCATATTTCTTTATTTGTAAAGGCTTTAAAAGTAACTTTTGTTACTGCGTTTACAGTTTTTTGAAACGTTTTTGTTCTAATACAAACCGAAGTAATAACCTCATGTGTGGCATCACTAAGAGATTTAATTATTGCAAAAGCTTCGTCGTTGTCTTTTGGTTTTCCTAAAGCAATATTGTTGTGCCAAACAATGGTATCACTGGTTACTAAAATATCATTATCCTTTAACTCATTTAAATAAGGTAAAGATTTTAATTGTGCTAAATAGTCGCTTATTTCAAAATGAACTAATCTTTTTGGGTAATCTTCTTTTATGGTTTTAAGTCTAACTTCAAAATCTAAACCTAAATCTTTAAAAAATTGATGCCTTCTTGGAGATCCTGAGGCTAATATTATATTATGATTTTTAAGTTTAGCGTTAAGCATAATTTAATTATAAAATAAAGTAGTATAATGCCATTGCAAACATGCCGGTTATCATTACCAATTTAAGCATTAAACTAATATGTTTAAAATCTTTATTATTTTCTGCCATAAATAATTTTATAGCAATATAAATTAAAGGCGCAATAACTAATATTAAAAAGTAGATAATTGCTTCTACATGCATGTAAACAAACGTACCTATATAATAAGCAATTATAAGTATTAAAAGACACGTAAGAGCAAAGGCTATTTTAGCTGTTCTAGTTTTGCCAAATAAAATTGGTAAAGTTTGCATACCAGATTTATGGTCGCCATCTACATCTTGAATATCTTTTACAATTTCTCTAATAAAATTAATTGAAAAGGCAAGTATGGCAAAGTCTGTTAAAACCTCAAACATACTAGATTGTACTACTTGATTGCCTGAGTTAATTGCAGGAATTAGTTCAAAAATCCCAACAATTAATAAACTTAAAGCAACTATTGCAGATACTACAATATTACCAACTACAGCAATTTGCTTTAAGTAAGTAGCATAAATATAAAGTAGACCAGATGTGGCTAGAAAAACAATAAAAAACGGAGGTCTGCCAACAGAGTTTGATAGGTAATAGCCTAGACCAACACCTATAACAGTAAATAAAATATAGAGTTTGTTGGCTGTATCTTCGCTTAAAGTTTTACCTACAATTAATTTATTTGGTTTGTTTACAGCATCAGTCTCTATGTCGTAAATATCGTTAATAACATATCCGCCAGCAGCAATAAAAATAGTAGCAAAAACCAATACAGCAAAGCCAATACCATTTAATGTAATATCTACAGCAAATGCTGGAAATAAAGCATATTTAATTAAGAGTTGCACTACAGCAATCATAATTAAATTTTTATATCTAATAAGGTTTAATATTTTCAATGGTTTAAGTTTTTAAATTTTTTATGTAGTGATTATCTATAAAGAAGCATCAAAAAAACCTTCCCAGTTTTTACGGACTTTTAAAACTTGCTCTATAACATCTCGAACACTACCGTTACCACCTTTTTTATGTGAAATATATTTTGAAACTGCTTTAACTTCTTTTACAGCATCTTGCGGGCAAGTAGCTAAACCAACTAATTGCATAACTGGAATATCTGGTATGTCATCTCCCATATATAAAACATTTTTAGCTTCAACATTTTTTTTAGCTATATAATCTTCAAATTGTTCTATTTTATTGTGTGCGCCTAAATAGACATCTGCTACGCCTAAGTGTTCTAATCTTTTACGAACACCTTCATTCGTTCCGCCAGAAATAATGCAAACATTGTAACCATTATTTAAAGCATGTTTTATTGCATAACCATCTTTAACATTCATGGTGCGAAGCATTTCTCCAGTTGTTGTAATTGTTAATGAACCATCTGTTAATACGCCATCAACATCAAATATAAATGTGTTAATGTCGCTTAAATATTCTTTATAGCTTTTATCAGTCATAATATGCAATTCTTATTTTTTTGGTTTTCTAGAAAACCCATGAGTTTTCTGTATAGATTTTGTTAACAAATCGTAAACTGCAATATGGTGATCGCTGTCTAATTGTTTTAGATGCCTGCGAATGGTTTTTTTATCATTTCGTTTGGCAGGTCCTGTTTGTGCCATAAATGGAGACAAACTTTCAACTTTATTGGCTGTTTCTTTAATTAAAGGTTTTAAAATATCAAATTCTGCACCATTAGCTTCAGTAATTTCATGCGCAATGCGATATAACTGATTTGTAAAATTGTTTACAAATACAGCAGCTAAATGTAAAGCTTGCCTTTGGTCGCTATTTACTTTATGACTTTTACTGCCTATAGCCTTAGCTAACTGTTTTAAAACAGGTAAATCCTTTTTGTTTAAAGCTTCGACACAAATAGGTACTTCACTAAAATCTACATCTGCATCTTTAGAGAATGTTTGTAAAGGATAAAAAACACCGCGTTTTTGTTTCATATCTACAGCATATAAACTTGTGCTTCCAGAAGTATGAACCACCAAACGGTCTGCAAATGGCAAGGCTTTAGATAAATCTTCAATAGCATCATCGCTAACTGCTAAAATATAAATATCGGCTAAAGTTAATTCATTTAAATTATTTGTAATCTCAACATCGTTTTTATACGATTCAATAGCTTTTAAACTACGGTTATACCATTGTTTTACAGTAACTTCATCTGTATTTTTAAAAGCTTTATATAAATGTGACGCTACATTTCCAGCGCCTAATAGTACTACTGTTATCATAGCGCTAAAATAAGTATCTATTTAATGATATAAAAGGTGTTTAAACTATCTTTGTAAACAATGTGCAAAATTGATATTAATTCTCGAGAAGATATTTACTTATTAGTTTCTAGTTTTTATTCTAAAGTTAGAAAAGATAATCTCTTAGGTCCTGTTTTTAATAATATAATAGAAGATTGGGAGTCACATTTAGAACACCTTACAACGTTTTGGGAGTCAAGTTTGTTTATGTCTCGTAAATTAGAAACTAAATACCAAGGAAATCCTTTGCAGGTACATATAGATGTAGATAAAGCTAGTAATAGTAAAATAACCCAAACCCATTTTGGTATATGGCTACAATACTGGCTTCAAACTATAGACGAATTATTTACAGGAGAAATTGCCGAAAACGCTAAACGCCGTGCTCAAAAAATGAGCACATTTATGTACATGAAAATATTTGAAGATCGCACAAAAAAGAACTTATAATTTTAACAGTTTTTAACGGTATTTTCAATAAAGAGAAACAACCAAAAACCCTTATCTTTGCACGAGCTAAATATAGCCTTGATTCTTATGCAAAATAAACTCGCAAAAATTCTCTTCTCTACTCGTTTAACTGCTATTTTATTTGTTGCTTTTGCCCTAGCTATGGGTATTGGTACTTTTATGGACGCAGGACAAGATACATCTCCAACTCCATATTCTCGATATTGGATATATAATACCTTATGGTTTGAAGCTATAATGGCATTTTTTGTAATCAATTTTATTGGAAATATTTTTAGATTTAGATTGCATAAAAAAGAAAAGTGGGCAACTTTAGTATTGCACTTATCATTTATATTTATTCTTTTAGGCGCTTTTGTAACACGATATATTGGTTACGAAGGTAAAATGCCAATTTTTGAAGGCGAAACAGAAAACACTTTTTTATCTGAAAAAACCTATGTTTCGGCACTTGTAAATGGTGATTACAAGATAGGTGATGTGCCACAACGTTTGCGTATAGAAGAAAAAGTAGATTTTTCTGAAAGATTAAATAATTCTTTAAGCATTAATACAACTTATGGTAACACACCAATAGAAATTACTTTAGATAAATTTATTGAAAATGCCGAAGAAGATATTATTCCTAACGAAACAGGAGAAGAATATCTAAAATTAGTTGAAGCTGGAGAAGGTACACCACACAATCACTTTTTAAAAGCTGGAGAAGATCAATTAGTACACAACGTAATTTTTACATTAAACAACCCTAAAAAAGGAGCGATTAATATTTATAACGATGAAAGAGGTTTGCGAATAGAATCTCCTTTCGAAGGTGAGTACCTTCAAATGGCAACCATGAATGAAGGTAAACTTATAAAAGATAGCATACAACCACTAATGTTACGTTCTCGTTATGTTATTGGTAACATGCAAATGGTGTTTCCAAAGCCAGTAATAAAAGGAGAGTTTGATGTAGTTAAAAAATCTAAACTTCTTAAAAGCGATGAAGATGGAGTGGTTTTAAATGTAACCGCAAACGGAGAAACTAAAAAAGTAAACCTTTTAGGTGGAGTAGGCACTAATAACCAATGGAAAAAAGTAAATGTTGGCGGTCTAGATTTCGATTTAAAATTTGGATCTAAAGTATTAGAACTTCCCTTTAAAGTAAAACTAAATGACTTTGTAGCAGATAAATATCCAGGAACAGAAAATAGCTATTCTGCCTTCTCTAGTCAGGTTACTATTTTAGATGAAGAAAAAGGTGATTTTGATTATAAAATTTATATGAACCACGTACTAGATCATCGTGGATATCGTTTTTTTCAATCTGGTTTCGATAATAACGAACAACGTACCATACTATCTGTAAATCATGACCGTTGGGGAACCTGGTTAACCTATTTGGGTTACATGTTATTATATTTTGGCTTAATGGCTATTTTATTTGATAAAAACACACGTTTTGCCGATTTAAAAAAAATGTTAGAAAAGGTAAAAGCCAAAAAAAGTAAGTTTACAACAATACTCGTATTATGTTTTGCATTGTCAGGATTTGCACAAGATCAAGAGCATAACGAACATGATGGGCACGACCATAGCGCTCATAGTATTACGACAGAGCAAACTATAGAGCAGCAAGTAGAAACTACTAATATAAAAGAAGAACCAGCCCAAAGCATCTCTTTTGCAGAAAGTAAAGCACAAGTAGATTCTATTTTAAAAGCAAATGTTGTTAATAAAGCTGAAGCTGAAAATTTTGGAAAACTAGTAATACAGGATATAGGCGGTAGAATGATGCCTGTAAATACTTATGCTTCAGAATTTTTAAGAAAATTAAGCAAAAGTGATACTTACGAAGGCTTTTCTGCAGATCAAGTATTTTTATCAATACAAGAAAGTCCTTTATTATGGTATAACGTACCAATTATCTATTTAAAACCTAAAAAGGGAGATTCTATTAGAAAAATAATAGGTTTAGATAAATCTGAAAATTATGCAACATTAGCACACTTTTTTACAAACCGTGGAGATTACAAACTATCTCCATATTTAGAAGAAGCTTATAGAGCGCAAATACCTAGCGGATTTCAAAAAGAATTTAAAGAAACAGACTCTAGAGTAAATTTATTATATAATACAATAGATGGTAAGTCTTTAAGAATTTTTCCTGTTCCAAATGATGAAAATAACAAATGGATATCTCAACCAGAATATAGAAAAGAAGGTTATAGAGAACAAATAAAAGATTCTACTTACCGTGGTTTTATAGATAATAGTTTTGGCTTGTATTTGTATAGACTAAATCAGGCAAAGCAAACAGGAGATTATACCGAAACAAACAAATTATTAGAGGCTTTCAAGAAAAATCAAAGAAAGTTAGGAGCAGAAGTTATGCTTAGTGATGAGAAAATTAATACAGAAATTCTTTATAATAAGTATGACATTTTTAAAAAACTTTTTAGTTGGTATATGTACGCTGGCTCATTACTATTTGTAATATTAATAGTCCAAATTTTTAAAGATAAAAGCAAAGCCCTAACAATAGCTGTAAAAGTTTTAATTTGGATTATTGTAGGTTTATTTTTGTTACACACCTTAGGTCTTATAGCACGTTGGTATATTTCTGGTCATGCACCGTGGAGTGATGCTTACGAGTCTATGATTTATGTAGCTTGGGCTACAATGCTTTTTGGTTTAATTACAGGTATTAGTAAGAAAAAAGAACCAAAAACAGCAGTTAAAGAGAATAAGACATCAGGAATATTAAAGTTAATTTCTGGAAAACGAGAAACTAGTGATTTAACAATAGCAGCAGGTGCTTTTGTAACATCTATGATTTTAATGATTGCGCACTGGAACTGGATGGATCCTGCAATTGCAAACTTACAACCTGTTTTAGATAGCTATTGGTTAATGATTCATGTTGCTGTAATTGTAGCTAGTTATGGTCCATTTACATTAGGAATGATTTTAGGTGTTGTAGTCATGCTTTTAATGATTTTAACAAATGCCAAGAATAAAGATAAAATGCTACTAAGTATAAAAGAACTTACTATAATTAACGAAATGGCTTTAACCGTAGGTTTAGTAATGCTTACTATTGGAAACTTTTTAGGAGGTATGTGGGCAAACGAAAGTTGGGGACGTTATTGGGGTTGGGACCCTAAAGAAACTTGGGCGTTAATTAGTATAATGATTTATGCCTTTGTTATTCACATGAGACTAGTACCAGGATTACGTGGTCGATG from Lacinutrix sp. 5H-3-7-4 includes the following:
- the ccsA gene encoding cytochrome c biogenesis protein CcsA; translation: MQNKLAKILFSTRLTAILFVAFALAMGIGTFMDAGQDTSPTPYSRYWIYNTLWFEAIMAFFVINFIGNIFRFRLHKKEKWATLVLHLSFIFILLGAFVTRYIGYEGKMPIFEGETENTFLSEKTYVSALVNGDYKIGDVPQRLRIEEKVDFSERLNNSLSINTTYGNTPIEITLDKFIENAEEDIIPNETGEEYLKLVEAGEGTPHNHFLKAGEDQLVHNVIFTLNNPKKGAINIYNDERGLRIESPFEGEYLQMATMNEGKLIKDSIQPLMLRSRYVIGNMQMVFPKPVIKGEFDVVKKSKLLKSDEDGVVLNVTANGETKKVNLLGGVGTNNQWKKVNVGGLDFDLKFGSKVLELPFKVKLNDFVADKYPGTENSYSAFSSQVTILDEEKGDFDYKIYMNHVLDHRGYRFFQSGFDNNEQRTILSVNHDRWGTWLTYLGYMLLYFGLMAILFDKNTRFADLKKMLEKVKAKKSKFTTILVLCFALSGFAQDQEHNEHDGHDHSAHSITTEQTIEQQVETTNIKEEPAQSISFAESKAQVDSILKANVVNKAEAENFGKLVIQDIGGRMMPVNTYASEFLRKLSKSDTYEGFSADQVFLSIQESPLLWYNVPIIYLKPKKGDSIRKIIGLDKSENYATLAHFFTNRGDYKLSPYLEEAYRAQIPSGFQKEFKETDSRVNLLYNTIDGKSLRIFPVPNDENNKWISQPEYRKEGYREQIKDSTYRGFIDNSFGLYLYRLNQAKQTGDYTETNKLLEAFKKNQRKLGAEVMLSDEKINTEILYNKYDIFKKLFSWYMYAGSLLFVILIVQIFKDKSKALTIAVKVLIWIIVGLFLLHTLGLIARWYISGHAPWSDAYESMIYVAWATMLFGLITGISKKKEPKTAVKENKTSGILKLISGKRETSDLTIAAGAFVTSMILMIAHWNWMDPAIANLQPVLDSYWLMIHVAVIVASYGPFTLGMILGVVVMLLMILTNAKNKDKMLLSIKELTIINEMALTVGLVMLTIGNFLGGMWANESWGRYWGWDPKETWALISIMIYAFVIHMRLVPGLRGRWFFNLMSIVAFASIMMTYFGVNFYLAGLHSYASGDQIISVKFIAIAVGIVAALGFFAYLKYNKYYKK